One stretch of Cohnella algarum DNA includes these proteins:
- a CDS encoding DHH family phosphoesterase: protein MPKFLVQRWHGMHNVWALVLILLLTVALALYQWVLGLIALVLGAGVTVYALLAERAFRKDLDDYVLTLSYRIKGVGNDVMGTLPFGIALYNEDREIQWHNNYLAQMAGRSNIVGLTLTDLFPGIHVPVKEKDAHRIEMTLNSRVYEMLFRTRERVLYATDITESWTIKQKYENEKLALGIVMMDNLEEVAQGMDEQQRALMLSKVTGEINEWSREYGLLLRRLSSDKYMVITNQSALRRLEQSRFELLDEVREITMDLKLPMTLSIGFASGTDNMEELGHLVQGSLDIALGRGGDQAVVKVGDRQSFYGGKSNAVEKRTRVRARVISHALRDLIKESDNIIVMGHKMPDMDAIGAAIGVVKAARQFGKEAHIVLESVNPAIVRMVDMIREDEKLYKRFVSPEQALGMIGKRTLAVVVDTHRASMVAEPKLLQQTERIVIIDHHRRSEEFIDDAVLVYMEPYASSTCELVTEVLQYIQDRIVLDVREATALLAGITVDTKSFSMRTGSRTFEAASFLRRNGADAMLIQRMLKEDLEEYIKKAQIIQHAEIYRGDIAIAVAGGTQPVTQLLIAQAADTLLTMTGIRASFVIGMRADGLVGISARSLGQINVQVVMERMGGGGHLSNAACQMQGTPQEVAAKLKKALKELEEEEGILE from the coding sequence ATGCCCAAGTTTCTCGTTCAGCGATGGCACGGTATGCACAATGTATGGGCGCTCGTCCTCATTTTGCTGCTGACGGTCGCTTTGGCCTTGTATCAGTGGGTTCTCGGTCTTATCGCGCTCGTTTTGGGCGCCGGCGTGACCGTGTACGCGCTGCTGGCAGAACGGGCGTTCCGCAAAGATTTGGACGACTACGTCCTCACGCTGTCCTACCGCATCAAAGGCGTCGGCAACGATGTCATGGGCACGCTTCCGTTCGGCATCGCGCTCTACAACGAAGACCGGGAAATCCAATGGCACAACAATTATCTCGCGCAAATGGCGGGCCGGTCGAATATCGTCGGCTTGACGCTGACCGATCTTTTTCCCGGCATTCATGTCCCCGTCAAGGAAAAGGACGCGCACCGGATCGAGATGACGCTGAACAGCCGGGTCTATGAAATGCTGTTCCGTACCCGCGAAAGAGTCCTCTACGCCACGGACATCACCGAGAGCTGGACGATCAAGCAAAAGTACGAAAACGAAAAGCTGGCGCTCGGCATCGTCATGATGGACAATCTGGAGGAAGTCGCGCAAGGAATGGACGAGCAGCAGCGGGCGCTTATGCTGTCCAAGGTGACCGGGGAAATCAACGAATGGTCGAGGGAGTACGGGCTGCTGCTCCGTCGGCTTTCGTCGGACAAATATATGGTCATCACGAACCAGAGCGCGCTGCGCAGGCTGGAGCAGTCGCGCTTCGAGCTGCTCGACGAGGTGCGGGAGATCACGATGGATCTGAAGCTCCCGATGACGCTGTCGATCGGCTTCGCCTCGGGCACCGACAATATGGAGGAGCTGGGGCATCTCGTGCAGGGGAGCCTGGACATCGCCCTCGGGCGCGGAGGCGACCAGGCGGTCGTCAAAGTCGGCGACAGGCAGAGCTTCTACGGCGGCAAGAGCAACGCGGTCGAGAAGCGCACGAGGGTGCGCGCCCGCGTCATCTCCCACGCGCTGCGGGATTTGATCAAGGAGAGCGACAACATTATCGTTATGGGGCACAAAATGCCGGACATGGACGCGATCGGCGCGGCGATCGGGGTCGTCAAAGCGGCCAGGCAGTTCGGCAAGGAAGCGCACATCGTCCTGGAATCGGTCAATCCGGCCATCGTGCGGATGGTCGATATGATTCGCGAGGACGAGAAGCTTTACAAACGGTTCGTGTCGCCGGAGCAGGCCCTGGGCATGATCGGCAAGCGGACGCTCGCCGTCGTCGTCGACACGCACCGGGCTTCGATGGTCGCGGAACCGAAGCTGCTCCAGCAGACGGAACGGATCGTCATCATCGACCACCATCGCCGCAGCGAGGAGTTCATTGACGACGCCGTGCTCGTCTACATGGAGCCGTATGCGTCCTCGACATGCGAGCTGGTCACCGAGGTGCTGCAGTACATCCAGGACCGGATCGTGCTGGACGTCAGGGAGGCAACCGCGCTGCTCGCGGGCATAACCGTCGACACGAAAAGCTTTTCGATGCGGACCGGCTCCCGCACGTTCGAAGCGGCATCGTTCCTGCGCCGCAACGGGGCGGACGCGATGCTCATCCAGCGGATGCTCAAGGAGGACCTTGAGGAATACATCAAAAAGGCGCAAATCATCCAGCACGCCGAAATTTACCGCGGCGACATCGCGATCGCCGTCGCCGGCGGCACGCAGCCGGTGACGCAGCTGCTCATCGCGCAGGCAGCCGACACGCTGCTGACGATGACGGGCATTCGCGCCTCGTTCGTCATCGGGATGCGTGCCGACGGGCTCGTCGGCATCAGCGCCCGCTCGCTCGGGCAGATCAACGTACAGGTCGTCATGGAACGCATGGGCGGCGGGGGACACTTGTCGAACGCGGCGTGCCAAATGCAGGGCACGCCGCAGGAAGTGGCCGCCAAGTTGAAAAAAGCGTTAAAAGAACTGGAAGAGGAAGAGGGGATTCTGGAATGA
- a CDS encoding DUF2232 domain-containing protein: protein MGWKSVAWSATALLLLLSIPTSLNIVTLFLLMTPMVVLYTMLKPLSFALHMACVVAAAFVLSGSYALVALTFGLFFLIPSIVMGHLYKKRAAPKRVVLIGFVVILAQLLVELMIFSSQYDVDLTSYLTVLLEDASQALDTSGTLLPEGWAADTASQLTDTIMTMLPALLLLTSFGLAGLTHFLSRRALALTGIQTPSMPQMKTWMLPRSLVFYYLIALVLSFMVSAEDPGFLTLVVANAVPVLRFAFTIQAIAFFFFLASVKRWHKAVPIAIAVPILLYPPFYLIGLLDVAFPLRKHFTKN from the coding sequence ATGGGCTGGAAGTCCGTAGCCTGGAGCGCGACGGCGCTTTTGCTGTTGCTCAGCATTCCGACGTCGCTCAACATCGTTACGCTGTTTTTGCTGATGACCCCGATGGTCGTGCTGTACACGATGCTTAAACCGCTGTCGTTTGCGCTGCATATGGCGTGCGTCGTCGCCGCAGCCTTCGTGCTGTCGGGATCCTACGCTCTGGTTGCGTTGACCTTCGGCTTGTTTTTTCTGATTCCGTCGATCGTCATGGGACACCTGTATAAAAAAAGGGCGGCCCCGAAACGGGTCGTTCTGATCGGGTTCGTCGTGATCTTGGCGCAGCTGCTCGTGGAATTGATGATTTTTTCGTCGCAGTACGACGTCGATTTGACTTCTTATTTGACGGTGCTGCTGGAGGACGCCTCGCAGGCGCTGGATACGTCCGGAACGCTTCTTCCGGAAGGCTGGGCGGCCGATACGGCCAGTCAGTTGACCGATACGATCATGACGATGCTGCCGGCGCTGCTGCTGCTTACTTCGTTCGGGCTGGCCGGGCTGACGCATTTCTTGTCCCGGCGCGCGCTGGCGCTCACCGGGATTCAAACCCCGTCGATGCCCCAGATGAAAACGTGGATGCTGCCCCGCAGCCTGGTGTTTTATTATTTGATCGCCCTGGTGCTCAGTTTTATGGTTTCGGCGGAAGATCCCGGTTTTCTGACGCTGGTCGTCGCCAATGCGGTCCCGGTTTTACGGTTCGCCTTTACGATCCAGGCGATCGCCTTTTTCTTTTTCCTCGCGAGCGTCAAGCGGTGGCATAAGGCGGTTCCGATCGCAATCGCGGTGCCGATTTTGCTGTATCCTCCATTTTACCTGATCGGGTTGTTAGACGTGGCGTTCCCGCTGCGCAAGCATTTTACTAAAAATTGA
- a CDS encoding MazG-like family protein: MERELDVATRAKLIEWLKTELLDQVSRLFKAMWDGSTVRIADSLAGLIAGGYILGRRLGISYKELDKAVAEKVVRLRQEGHQLEDQYKDLSALEEHIRKR; the protein is encoded by the coding sequence ATGGAACGCGAACTGGATGTCGCCACCCGGGCGAAACTGATTGAATGGTTGAAGACGGAACTGCTTGACCAAGTATCCCGGCTTTTCAAGGCGATGTGGGATGGGAGCACCGTTCGCATTGCGGACAGTTTGGCCGGCTTGATCGCCGGAGGGTACATTTTGGGACGGAGACTCGGCATTTCCTATAAAGAACTGGACAAGGCGGTTGCCGAGAAGGTCGTCCGGCTCCGGCAGGAAGGCCATCAGCTCGAGGACCAGTACAAGGATTTGTCGGCGCTCGAAGAACATATTCGCAAGAGGTGA
- a CDS encoding CBS domain-containing protein has product MNIAFFLLPKQEVVCLPETATLRQTLERMERHRYTAVPVLSDEGVYIGTVTEGDLLWFLKNSPDIQFDNAHRVTLSEIEFRRNVLPVRIDANMEDLISLAKTQNFVPVVDDMGRFIGIVRRSDVIDYCARLMLAPAKDNGSA; this is encoded by the coding sequence ATGAATATCGCTTTTTTTCTTCTGCCGAAGCAAGAGGTCGTTTGTTTGCCGGAGACCGCGACGTTAAGGCAGACGCTTGAGCGGATGGAGCGCCACCGCTATACCGCCGTTCCCGTCCTGAGCGACGAGGGCGTTTATATCGGCACCGTAACCGAAGGCGACCTGCTCTGGTTTTTGAAAAACAGTCCCGACATCCAATTCGATAACGCCCACCGCGTCACGCTGTCCGAAATCGAGTTCCGCCGAAACGTGCTTCCCGTGCGCATCGATGCGAATATGGAGGACTTGATCTCGCTCGCCAAAACGCAAAACTTCGTGCCGGTCGTGGACGACATGGGGCGGTTCATCGGCATCGTCCGCCGCAGCGACGTGATCGATTACTGCGCCCGGCTCATGCTGGCTCCCGCGAAGGATAACGGAAGCGCTTAA
- the rpsR gene encoding 30S ribosomal protein S18 produces MSEQQQTAPAAREERAPRENRGPGGEGREQREPRKFRRGRNKRRKVCYFTVNKITHVDYKDLDLLRKFISERGKILPRRVTGTKAKYQRMLTVAVKRARQMALLPYTTE; encoded by the coding sequence GTGAGCGAACAACAACAAACTGCGCCAGCTGCTCGTGAAGAGCGCGCACCCCGCGAAAATCGTGGACCGGGAGGCGAAGGCCGCGAACAACGCGAGCCCCGCAAATTCCGCCGCGGCCGCAACAAGCGCCGCAAAGTGTGCTACTTCACGGTTAATAAAATTACGCACGTCGATTACAAAGACCTGGACTTGCTCCGCAAGTTCATCAGCGAACGCGGCAAAATCCTGCCGCGCCGCGTAACCGGCACGAAGGCGAAATACCAACGCATGCTGACGGTTGCGGTCAAACGCGCCCGCCAAATGGCATTGCTGCCTTACACGACGGAGTAA
- the ssb gene encoding single-stranded DNA-binding protein: protein MLNRVILIGRLTKDPELRYTPSGVAVAQFTLAVDRPFSREGGEREADFIPIVVWRQQAETCANYLRKGRLTAVEGRMQVRNYENNEGRRVYVTEVVADNVRFLESPNREGGGGQGRDDYGAPSGNYGGGGGYGGGNRSSGSRGGSNNGDPFADDGKPIDISDDDLPF from the coding sequence ATGTTGAACCGGGTCATTCTGATCGGACGCCTGACCAAGGATCCCGAGCTTCGTTACACGCCCTCGGGCGTCGCCGTTGCGCAATTTACGCTTGCGGTGGATCGGCCGTTTTCCCGCGAAGGCGGAGAACGCGAAGCCGATTTTATTCCGATCGTCGTATGGCGCCAACAGGCGGAAACCTGCGCGAATTACCTTCGGAAAGGTCGCTTGACCGCCGTGGAAGGGCGCATGCAAGTGCGCAACTACGAGAACAACGAAGGCCGCCGGGTTTATGTGACGGAGGTTGTGGCCGATAACGTGCGTTTTCTCGAATCGCCGAACCGCGAAGGCGGCGGCGGACAGGGACGCGACGATTACGGCGCACCGTCCGGGAATTACGGCGGAGGCGGCGGATACGGCGGCGGAAACCGCAGTTCCGGATCGCGTGGCGGCAGCAACAACGGGGACCCGTTTGCGGATGACGGCAAGCCGATCGATATATCGGACGATGATTTGCCATTCTAA
- the rpsF gene encoding 30S ribosomal protein S6, with amino-acid sequence MRNYELMYIIRPDVDQEAVQAVTEKFQGIIANGGEILKAEAPKKQRLAYEIKKYREGTYVLVHFSAPASVVTELERVLKISDEVIRHIVVKEVVA; translated from the coding sequence ATGCGCAACTATGAGTTGATGTACATCATCCGTCCGGACGTGGACCAAGAAGCCGTTCAAGCTGTCACGGAGAAATTCCAGGGCATCATCGCGAACGGCGGCGAGATCTTGAAAGCGGAAGCGCCTAAGAAACAGCGCCTGGCTTACGAGATCAAGAAGTACCGCGAAGGTACGTACGTGCTGGTTCATTTCTCGGCGCCGGCATCGGTTGTGACCGAACTGGAACGCGTCCTGAAAATTTCGGACGAAGTCATTCGCCACATCGTTGTCAAAGAAGTCGTTGCTTAA
- a CDS encoding YjzC family protein, protein MGEWSEFEPGDRAPNDGVYIEIGEASFHTGITDPKRVHLKKGERFPETQNKNRKWKKFNS, encoded by the coding sequence ATGGGAGAATGGAGCGAATTCGAGCCCGGCGACCGCGCGCCCAACGACGGCGTGTACATCGAGATCGGCGAGGCGTCGTTTCATACCGGAATTACAGATCCGAAAAGAGTGCATCTGAAGAAAGGCGAGCGTTTCCCGGAGACGCAAAACAAAAATCGCAAGTGGAAAAAATTCAACAGCTGA
- a CDS encoding DUF5348 domain-containing protein has protein sequence MTNMNEIRFHGDTERWNVYDGEELLCSLRCGDAVMIQVGKHFLPSNLELDTDWYVKFGNSKFWLHRHAKYRVRPLF, from the coding sequence ATGACAAATATGAATGAGATACGATTTCATGGAGATACCGAGCGTTGGAACGTGTACGATGGAGAAGAGTTGCTTTGCTCGCTACGTTGTGGTGATGCCGTGATGATTCAAGTAGGAAAGCACTTCTTGCCATCCAACCTTGAGCTCGATACGGACTGGTACGTGAAGTTTGGAAATTCGAAGTTCTGGCTCCACCGACATGCCAAGTACCGCGTCCGACCGCTGTTCTAA
- a CDS encoding ExeA family protein: protein MIRGFFGWERVPFTREIETRHLHRSKRFEECVARMQYMVMTRSIGCVTGEIGCGKSTAVRYLKDQLDPNKYRFIYLSDANLKPRDFYRELLHHFGLPPKFLRSEAKRQFQHLVWDLYENQQKVAVIVVDEAHLLSGDMLQEIRFLTNFRMDSISPLALLLIGQPELQATLQLRIFKPITQRMNVRFHLEGLSLEECRDYISHQLEVAGSTGPVFTTEAMDAIYAHARGICREINNVCTAALLDAVLRKDKMIDTVHVTRILAEFKEQ from the coding sequence ATGATTCGTGGTTTCTTCGGGTGGGAGCGCGTTCCGTTCACCCGGGAGATTGAAACACGGCATCTGCACCGCTCCAAGCGATTCGAAGAATGTGTAGCACGGATGCAGTATATGGTGATGACTCGCTCGATTGGCTGCGTCACCGGTGAAATTGGCTGCGGCAAGTCGACAGCCGTTCGCTACTTGAAAGACCAACTGGATCCGAACAAGTACCGGTTTATCTATCTGTCGGATGCGAATCTGAAACCAAGGGACTTTTACCGTGAACTCCTCCACCACTTCGGCTTGCCGCCCAAGTTTCTGCGCAGCGAAGCCAAACGGCAATTCCAGCACCTCGTATGGGATTTGTACGAGAACCAGCAGAAGGTCGCCGTTATTGTCGTGGATGAAGCGCACCTGCTTTCAGGAGACATGCTGCAAGAAATACGCTTTTTGACGAATTTTCGTATGGACTCGATTTCGCCGCTTGCCCTGCTGCTCATTGGACAGCCGGAACTACAGGCCACGTTGCAACTGAGAATCTTCAAGCCGATTACACAGCGGATGAACGTGCGTTTTCATTTGGAAGGCTTGTCGCTCGAGGAGTGCCGCGATTACATCTCCCACCAATTGGAGGTTGCCGGAAGTACAGGGCCGGTGTTTACGACAGAAGCGATGGACGCCATATACGCGCATGCTCGGGGGATATGCCGAGAGATAAATAACGTCTGCACCGCTGCGCTTCTGGATGCAGTGCTGCGAAAAGACAAAATGATTGATACCGTCCATGTGACGAGGATCCTAGCTGAATTTAAGGAACAGTGA
- a CDS encoding DDE-type integrase/transposase/recombinase produces the protein MDEQARQQEANFRYGLIASLVSRKLDPGEQMALMREIVSHEYETSSGQRRRISLRTLERYLKAYREGGWEALLPSVRADKLTTREIPEDVLAKAIALKQEQPGRSVRQIIAILELAAFVAPGTLKESTLSKQLRRRGVTRKALLNTGWSHFRRFEATHRNSMWQGDVQHTLYLPHPDKPGKKVMAYLVIFIDDYSRFVVHGQFYFEERVARLEDCLKKAILKNGVPEMIYVDNGAIYSSHHFERICGRLGAELKHTRPGRPMGRGKQEKFFRFVDQSFVPEAYDLIEQGKIQTLNDLNRFFSAWLEIAYHQKVHNSFKQRPVDRYQKDDHPIRMLPPHELIEVFLLEESRKVDKTGCISLLGTIFEVQTELAGSKIQVRFDPHDLSVIQVWKDGQRYEDAKPMKLRDPKNRPKQDEPKAVMQPPKTGLNYVELLVEEQKRQTREAQGAALSRAMKEVNRS, from the coding sequence ATGGATGAGCAAGCAAGGCAGCAAGAAGCCAACTTCCGTTATGGCTTAATTGCATCACTGGTTAGCCGCAAATTGGATCCCGGAGAACAGATGGCGTTGATGCGCGAAATTGTAAGCCATGAGTATGAAACGTCGTCGGGACAGCGAAGGAGAATTAGTCTACGAACGCTTGAGCGATATTTAAAAGCGTATCGCGAAGGCGGATGGGAGGCGCTGTTGCCCTCCGTCCGAGCAGACAAACTCACGACCAGGGAAATCCCCGAGGATGTGCTTGCCAAAGCGATTGCCTTAAAGCAGGAGCAACCCGGCCGAAGCGTCAGGCAGATTATTGCGATTCTGGAACTGGCGGCATTCGTGGCCCCCGGCACCCTGAAAGAAAGCACGCTTAGCAAGCAGCTTCGCCGCCGCGGCGTCACGCGCAAAGCGTTACTGAATACGGGGTGGAGCCACTTTCGCCGGTTTGAAGCCACGCACCGAAATAGCATGTGGCAAGGCGATGTGCAGCATACCCTTTACCTTCCGCATCCGGACAAGCCCGGCAAGAAGGTCATGGCCTATCTGGTTATTTTCATTGACGATTACTCTCGCTTCGTTGTGCATGGCCAGTTCTATTTCGAGGAACGTGTGGCCCGGCTGGAGGATTGCCTGAAGAAGGCGATTTTAAAGAACGGAGTGCCGGAAATGATCTATGTCGATAACGGCGCCATCTATTCTTCACACCATTTTGAGCGGATTTGCGGGCGACTGGGGGCAGAGCTTAAGCATACTCGCCCCGGACGTCCTATGGGACGCGGGAAGCAAGAAAAGTTCTTCCGATTTGTCGACCAGAGCTTTGTGCCGGAGGCATACGACCTGATTGAACAAGGGAAGATCCAGACGCTTAACGATTTGAATCGATTCTTCTCGGCGTGGCTTGAGATTGCTTACCACCAGAAAGTCCACAACAGCTTTAAGCAGCGCCCAGTCGACCGATACCAAAAAGACGACCACCCGATTCGCATGTTGCCGCCGCATGAACTCATAGAAGTATTCTTGCTGGAGGAATCCCGCAAAGTGGACAAAACGGGATGCATCTCGCTGCTGGGCACGATATTCGAGGTCCAGACAGAGCTTGCCGGCTCGAAGATTCAGGTGCGATTCGATCCGCACGACCTGTCCGTCATCCAGGTGTGGAAGGACGGCCAGCGCTATGAAGACGCGAAGCCAATGAAGCTCCGCGATCCGAAAAACCGGCCGAAGCAGGATGAACCGAAGGCCGTCATGCAACCGCCGAAGACGGGCCTCAACTATGTGGAATTATTGGTGGAAGAACAGAAACGGCAGACCCGCGAAGCGCAAGGCGCTGCGCTTTCGCGAGCGATGAAAGAGGTGAATCGCTCATGA
- a CDS encoding DUF6431 domain-containing protein → MSKILYFGLSCKAYLRTFGNQSPDVQLCCENCGRLLHKHGRYWRGIVTKHEVIQIPIYRRYCPTCRITISLLPEFLIPWARYATWVREAALKRKHKGFSWRQTTESTTTPAVRYSRRTLKRWWARHLRRAADAALWVAGKLVAQGDDTDMLHLYPTMMNPTPMDTLDWLDKLLPRFIPAGASRRGYWTFLNARLPVASRL, encoded by the coding sequence ATGTCAAAAATACTTTATTTCGGCCTTTCTTGCAAGGCTTATTTACGCACATTCGGAAATCAATCTCCTGACGTCCAGCTCTGCTGTGAAAACTGCGGTCGGCTTCTCCATAAACACGGTCGTTATTGGCGAGGAATTGTGACGAAGCATGAGGTCATCCAGATCCCGATCTACCGTCGATATTGTCCTACCTGTAGAATAACAATCTCCCTCCTGCCGGAGTTCCTGATTCCATGGGCCCGGTATGCGACTTGGGTGCGAGAAGCGGCATTAAAGCGCAAGCACAAGGGATTCTCTTGGCGGCAGACGACAGAAAGCACAACAACTCCTGCCGTGCGTTATAGCCGCCGTACGTTGAAACGCTGGTGGGCAAGACATCTGCGCCGCGCAGCGGATGCAGCACTATGGGTTGCTGGGAAACTCGTAGCCCAGGGGGACGACACGGATATGCTCCACCTTTACCCCACCATGATGAACCCAACGCCAATGGATACATTGGATTGGCTGGACAAACTGTTACCCCGATTCATCCCCGCTGGCGCATCCAGACGGGGCTATTGGACGTTTCTAAATGCGAGGTTACCTGTAGCATCACGCTTATAA
- a CDS encoding DUF951 domain-containing protein, with protein MDKKEFELGDIVQMKKQHPCGANEMEIIRMGMDIRIKCVKCKHSILLPRAKFEKSMKKVLRSAGKQETDSGQENS; from the coding sequence ATGGATAAAAAAGAATTCGAGCTCGGCGATATCGTCCAGATGAAAAAGCAGCATCCGTGCGGGGCCAACGAAATGGAAATCATCCGGATGGGGATGGACATCCGCATCAAATGCGTGAAATGCAAGCATAGCATTTTGCTGCCTCGGGCGAAGTTCGAGAAGAGCATGAAGAAAGTGTTGCGGTCTGCCGGCAAGCAGGAGACGGACAGCGGGCAGGAGAATTCATAG
- a CDS encoding mechanosensitive ion channel family protein, translating to MKGSSHWGWTLAGNADIGLWQEFMDSIWNTLNDTAMWMAALTVLLRIVAILIISRIVRIIVNRMIDQFTNVRSPKRIKVRTRRFQTVGKLLKNTAGYVINFIVILLILGEFNISLGPLLAGAGVVGLAIGFGAQSLVKDVITGFFIIFEDHFSVGDVIETGKFKGTVEMIGLRSTKIRNWTGEIHIIPNGSIVDVTNYSVNESLAVVDVSVAATDSVEEAMETVRGVLQRFEDANVVGTPELLGIQTISASDVVLRMTAVCKPNTQAAVSRRLNAEIKKAFENAGNPRYVSREANERVVG from the coding sequence TTGAAGGGGAGCAGTCATTGGGGATGGACGCTTGCCGGGAATGCCGATATCGGCCTATGGCAAGAGTTTATGGATAGCATCTGGAATACGCTGAACGATACCGCGATGTGGATGGCGGCGCTCACGGTGCTGCTGCGGATTGTCGCCATTTTGATTATAAGCCGAATCGTCCGCATAATCGTCAACCGAATGATCGACCAGTTCACCAACGTGCGTTCGCCGAAACGGATCAAAGTCCGCACGCGCCGCTTCCAGACCGTGGGCAAGCTGCTGAAAAACACGGCCGGCTACGTCATCAACTTCATCGTCATTCTCCTTATTCTGGGCGAATTCAACATCAGTCTCGGGCCCTTGCTCGCCGGCGCGGGCGTCGTGGGCCTTGCGATCGGCTTCGGCGCGCAAAGTCTCGTGAAGGACGTCATCACCGGTTTTTTCATCATTTTCGAGGATCATTTCTCGGTCGGGGATGTCATCGAAACGGGTAAGTTCAAGGGCACGGTCGAAATGATCGGGCTTCGCTCGACGAAAATCCGCAACTGGACGGGGGAAATTCATATTATCCCGAACGGTTCGATCGTGGACGTGACCAACTATTCCGTCAACGAATCGCTTGCGGTCGTCGACGTCTCGGTCGCCGCCACCGACTCGGTGGAAGAAGCGATGGAAACGGTCCGCGGCGTGCTGCAGCGGTTCGAGGATGCCAACGTCGTCGGCACGCCCGAGCTGCTTGGCATCCAGACAATAAGCGCAAGCGATGTCGTGCTGAGAATGACCGCTGTCTGCAAGCCGAACACGCAAGCTGCGGTTTCCCGACGGCTCAACGCCGAAATCAAGAAAGCGTTCGAAAACGCGGGCAACCCGCGCTATGTTTCCCGCGAGGCCAATGAACGGGTGGTGGGATGA
- a CDS encoding DUF3343 domain-containing protein, producing the protein MDSLLIAFDSTQQALRAEMLLEYAEINIDIRPTPKEITAGCALSIEFPEAELEQARTVLIGEKVEIRGMFRPLGSGGYEQIDM; encoded by the coding sequence ATGGATTCGCTTCTGATCGCTTTCGATTCGACGCAGCAAGCGCTGCGGGCGGAAATGCTGCTGGAATACGCCGAAATCAATATCGATATTCGCCCGACGCCGAAGGAAATCACGGCCGGGTGCGCGTTGTCGATCGAGTTTCCCGAGGCAGAGCTGGAGCAGGCGCGGACGGTGCTGATCGGCGAAAAGGTTGAAATTCGGGGAATGTTCCGGCCCCTTGGTTCGGGGGGGTACGAACAGATCGACATGTAA
- the yyaC gene encoding spore protease YyaC produces MNGAWEKRQQSSGESAALSLKIHYNEPAVHHRLTERLRTQLESLQPDRPIAVVCVGTDRSTGDSLGPLVGSLLSRETNPQFDLYGTLDEPVHAMNLNDTLAKIMRTPRQPFVIAVDACLGQVSSVGCIQLGIGPVRPGAGVNKDLPPVGDVHLTGIVNVGGFMEYFVLQNTRLNLVMKMSDIIAQSILLAIRTARSAPIPFAAPD; encoded by the coding sequence ATGAACGGCGCTTGGGAGAAACGGCAGCAATCATCCGGCGAATCGGCTGCGCTCTCTTTAAAAATTCATTACAACGAACCTGCCGTCCATCATCGATTGACCGAACGTTTGAGAACTCAACTGGAGTCCCTGCAGCCGGACAGGCCTATCGCCGTCGTCTGCGTAGGCACGGACCGCTCCACGGGCGATTCTCTCGGCCCGCTTGTCGGCAGCCTGCTCTCTCGGGAGACGAACCCGCAATTCGACCTGTACGGAACGTTGGACGAACCCGTCCACGCCATGAACCTGAACGACACGCTTGCGAAAATAATGCGGACGCCGCGCCAGCCGTTTGTCATTGCCGTCGACGCTTGTCTCGGACAAGTCTCCAGCGTCGGCTGCATTCAGCTGGGCATCGGTCCCGTCCGTCCCGGCGCTGGCGTCAACAAGGACCTTCCGCCCGTCGGGGACGTTCATCTGACCGGCATCGTCAACGTCGGAGGCTTTATGGAATATTTCGTCCTGCAAAACACGCGCCTGAATTTGGTGATGAAGATGTCGGACATCATCGCCCAAAGCATCCTTCTCGCCATCCGGACGGCGAGATCGGCTCCTATTCCTTTTGCAGCGCCTGATTGA